From a region of the Aeoliella mucimassa genome:
- a CDS encoding methyl-accepting chemotaxis protein, producing the protein MTFRSKMIASYLACGILPVLAASLLICAISSRGLNNLQDHVNQGLYSTAQAKLRAQYSLKRSHVEDYFAQIRDQVITFAEDGMVVHAMRSFRTSFATYRHEAGIDDTRLEELGPQLQSYYTGDFSRVYAEQNPDMPLDTTQLLEPLDPDSIALQHAYISNNSNPLGSKHLLNESEHGTQYDRLHSRIHPIVRDYLEKFGYYDIFLVDAETGDIVYSVFKELDFTTSLLDGPYAETNFGECFRLARKLPKGQFAIVDFEQYTPSYEAPASFIASPIYDGSELIGVAMFQMPVDRIVGIFSNREGLGETGETVVVGSEHRMRSNSHLDSEFHNLVQSFKDPERGSINTADVDRALQGETGVMKITDYRGIETISAYGPIDFLGLRWALAAKIDQSEVASSITDSAKSTESNIWLVTIVSLLGGALISSLLGWTISRWFSKSLLEVNGIAESVAAASRQLAKATADLSSGAQDQADSLKRTAASLEEMTSTIQQNADNAQQANEQSLGSRDVAERGGLITQRAVDGMSEINQSSRKIAAIISTIDEIAFQTNLLALNASIEAARAGAQGRGFAVVAGEVRNLAQRSARAANEITELIDNSVSKVETGSVLVTQSGTTLNEIVSSVKRVTDIISEIAVASRQQAGGIEQVNLSVNSMERVIQANVTQTESLTSTAQTLASQARQLQRVVDQFDLKKHPSQAPQAEEQQLQESPS; encoded by the coding sequence ATGACGTTTCGCAGCAAGATGATCGCCAGCTACCTGGCGTGCGGGATCCTGCCTGTGCTGGCAGCATCGTTATTGATCTGTGCCATTTCAAGTCGTGGACTGAATAACCTCCAGGACCACGTGAACCAAGGGCTTTACTCGACCGCCCAGGCGAAGCTTCGCGCGCAATACTCACTGAAGCGGTCGCACGTGGAGGACTACTTCGCTCAAATCCGCGATCAAGTCATCACCTTCGCAGAAGACGGCATGGTGGTTCACGCCATGCGGTCGTTCCGCACTAGTTTTGCGACCTACCGCCATGAAGCGGGCATCGACGACACGCGACTTGAAGAGCTTGGCCCTCAACTGCAAAGCTACTACACCGGAGACTTCAGTCGGGTCTACGCAGAGCAGAATCCCGACATGCCGCTCGATACTACTCAGTTGCTTGAACCGTTGGATCCTGACTCGATCGCATTGCAACATGCCTATATCAGTAACAACAGCAATCCACTCGGGTCGAAGCACTTATTGAATGAGTCGGAGCATGGCACGCAGTACGATCGGCTTCACAGCCGCATCCACCCAATTGTGAGAGACTATCTAGAGAAGTTCGGCTACTACGATATTTTCCTAGTCGACGCCGAAACGGGCGACATCGTTTACTCGGTGTTTAAGGAACTTGATTTCACCACTTCGCTGTTGGATGGGCCGTATGCGGAGACTAATTTTGGCGAATGTTTCCGCCTGGCACGCAAGCTACCAAAAGGCCAGTTTGCGATCGTCGACTTCGAACAGTACACCCCCTCGTACGAAGCCCCAGCCAGTTTCATTGCGTCGCCTATCTACGATGGTTCTGAACTGATCGGCGTAGCAATGTTTCAAATGCCGGTCGATCGCATTGTGGGTATCTTCAGCAATCGTGAAGGTCTCGGCGAAACCGGCGAAACCGTTGTGGTTGGCTCTGAGCACCGCATGCGGAGCAACTCGCACCTTGATTCTGAATTCCACAATCTTGTTCAGTCGTTCAAAGATCCCGAGAGAGGCTCGATTAACACGGCCGATGTCGACCGTGCATTGCAAGGCGAAACCGGAGTGATGAAGATCACCGATTACCGCGGGATCGAAACCATCAGTGCTTACGGACCGATCGATTTCCTGGGACTTCGGTGGGCACTGGCTGCAAAAATCGACCAATCGGAAGTCGCTTCAAGCATCACCGACAGCGCCAAGTCAACCGAGTCGAACATCTGGTTGGTCACTATCGTTTCTCTCCTAGGTGGAGCCCTTATCAGTAGCCTGCTTGGCTGGACAATCTCTCGCTGGTTTTCCAAATCGTTGCTCGAGGTAAACGGTATCGCCGAATCGGTGGCGGCCGCCTCGCGGCAACTAGCCAAAGCCACTGCTGATCTTTCCAGCGGAGCCCAGGACCAAGCCGACAGCCTAAAACGCACTGCCGCCAGCCTCGAAGAGATGACGAGTACTATTCAACAGAACGCCGACAATGCCCAACAAGCGAATGAACAATCGCTAGGATCTCGCGACGTAGCCGAGCGGGGAGGATTGATTACCCAGCGTGCGGTAGACGGCATGTCGGAAATCAATCAGTCGTCTCGAAAAATTGCTGCCATCATCTCCACGATCGACGAAATCGCCTTCCAAACGAACTTACTTGCTCTGAATGCTTCGATAGAAGCAGCCCGTGCTGGAGCACAAGGCCGAGGCTTTGCTGTGGTAGCCGGTGAAGTTCGCAACCTGGCGCAACGCAGCGCCCGGGCTGCAAACGAGATCACGGAACTGATTGACAACTCGGTATCGAAGGTTGAAACCGGTTCAGTCCTGGTGACTCAATCGGGAACCACCTTGAATGAGATTGTGAGCTCGGTGAAACGAGTCACCGACATCATCTCGGAGATCGCGGTCGCTTCACGGCAACAAGCGGGTGGGATCGAACAGGTGAACCTCTCGGTGAATTCCATGGAACGAGTCATCCAAGCGAATGTAACTCAAACCGAATCACTCACGAGTACCGCCCAAACTCTGGCCTCCCAAGCTCGGCAACTGCAACGGGTAGTTGATCAATTCGACCTCAAGAAGCACCCGTCCCAGGCTCCTCAAGCGGAAGAGCAACAACTGCAGGAGTCACCCTCATAG
- a CDS encoding glycosyltransferase family 8 protein, with protein MSQPSEQAVIFMDPVVVLAADEAFAMPLAVTVRSALENLAEGRKLQIYVLDGGIQESTKQRVERSWPAGRFVLNWLSVDEQLFAKLPVWGHVSQVAYYRLLLPKLLPEHLSRVIFLDCDLLVCGDLSELWQCDQRGFLCLAVQDCAAPYIDAMLAIENAENCCPHLGSTMPIENYQELGLNPLMPYFNSGVMVVDVDGWRRESLSQQLLDCLEENRSYIRWWDQYALNVVLADRWGMLDPRWNQGANVYNFSRWDRSYYDRETYLQVLEHPFIIHFTTKFKPWKITCIHPRRKQFFKVLDRTEWSGWRPPKFDSAHSMLEFLKTQQRRLRYASRRFLSSWSR; from the coding sequence TTGAGTCAGCCATCCGAGCAAGCAGTAATTTTCATGGATCCAGTGGTGGTGTTGGCCGCCGATGAAGCGTTTGCCATGCCGCTGGCGGTGACGGTTCGTTCGGCGCTGGAGAATCTGGCCGAGGGGCGTAAGCTTCAAATCTATGTGCTCGATGGAGGGATTCAGGAGTCGACGAAGCAACGCGTCGAGAGGTCCTGGCCAGCGGGTCGGTTTGTGTTGAACTGGCTTTCCGTCGATGAGCAGCTATTTGCCAAGCTTCCTGTGTGGGGGCATGTGAGTCAGGTCGCCTACTATCGACTGCTATTGCCGAAGTTACTGCCTGAGCATCTTTCGCGAGTGATCTTTCTGGATTGCGACCTGTTGGTTTGCGGCGATCTTTCTGAGCTTTGGCAGTGCGATCAGCGAGGGTTTCTCTGCTTGGCGGTACAGGATTGTGCTGCTCCCTACATCGATGCCATGCTGGCGATCGAGAACGCCGAGAACTGTTGTCCTCACCTTGGCTCGACGATGCCGATCGAAAACTACCAGGAGCTAGGGCTCAATCCGCTGATGCCGTATTTCAACTCGGGCGTGATGGTCGTGGATGTCGATGGCTGGCGTCGTGAGTCGCTGTCGCAGCAGTTGTTGGATTGTCTCGAGGAGAATCGCTCCTATATACGCTGGTGGGATCAGTACGCGCTGAACGTGGTGCTGGCCGATCGTTGGGGGATGCTGGACCCTCGATGGAACCAAGGAGCCAATGTGTACAACTTCAGTCGTTGGGATCGCAGCTATTACGATCGCGAAACCTATCTGCAGGTGCTTGAGCACCCTTTTATCATTCATTTCACCACGAAGTTCAAACCTTGGAAGATCACCTGCATTCATCCCCGTCGAAAGCAGTTCTTTAAGGTACTGGATCGAACCGAGTGGTCAGGCTGGCGACCCCCTAAGTTCGATAGCGCCCACTCGATGTTGGAGTTTCTGAAAACGCAGCAGCGACGGTTGCGATATGCCAGTCGACGATTCCTTTCTAGTTGGTCGCGTTGA
- a CDS encoding PEP-CTERM sorting domain-containing protein translates to MRRQFTWLLTLAASLCLSTAQATVFWTGAVDTDYDTADNWDSLAVPDRSEEIEVEIGTPVRNGNWDRAAQSDFTSSGSLTVNGRLLNANGGDATINWNSTGTLTHNGDYFIVGTNSTGAINQSSGTVDATINRGFFLSDGGGVKGTYHLTGGELNVHFTGYYNSTWSNEFIGRNGDDLFHVDGGTASFSTASSDRRLYMNNDSQLLIDSGSFTADDFQYFILGRDETKDGTPTVTINGGELNANMASGTAAFIVGAAQDGLLEINGGSLTITGNELWIGDGLGQGIVNQTGGDVLVDGYDIYLGRGGDANSDEYNMSGGTLTASNLVMGSDTSAVFHFTGGEIYLLGDDRSVVNESWFVASPNAQAFYDASTDMTTITIVPEPTSIALAGLLLAGGLMVYRRK, encoded by the coding sequence ATGCGTCGACAATTCACCTGGCTGCTCACGCTGGCAGCCAGCCTTTGCTTGAGCACCGCTCAGGCGACGGTTTTCTGGACCGGTGCGGTAGACACCGACTACGATACCGCTGACAACTGGGATTCCCTGGCGGTCCCCGACAGATCGGAAGAAATCGAGGTCGAGATCGGCACCCCCGTGCGAAACGGCAACTGGGACCGCGCCGCGCAGTCCGATTTCACCAGTTCGGGTAGCCTCACGGTCAACGGACGATTGCTGAACGCCAACGGCGGCGATGCCACGATCAATTGGAACAGCACCGGCACCCTGACCCACAACGGCGACTATTTCATCGTCGGTACCAACAGCACCGGGGCGATCAATCAGTCGTCCGGCACGGTCGACGCCACGATTAACCGCGGCTTCTTCCTGAGCGACGGCGGCGGGGTCAAAGGTACTTACCACCTGACCGGCGGCGAGCTGAACGTCCATTTCACCGGTTACTACAATTCGACCTGGTCCAACGAGTTCATCGGCCGCAACGGCGACGACTTGTTCCACGTCGATGGCGGTACCGCGAGCTTCTCCACCGCGTCGAGCGATCGTCGGCTGTACATGAACAACGACTCGCAGTTGTTGATCGACAGCGGTTCGTTCACGGCCGACGACTTCCAGTACTTCATCCTTGGTCGCGACGAAACGAAGGATGGCACCCCCACGGTCACCATCAACGGCGGCGAGCTGAACGCCAACATGGCCTCGGGCACCGCTGCGTTCATTGTTGGTGCTGCTCAGGACGGCTTGCTCGAAATCAATGGTGGTTCGCTCACCATCACCGGCAACGAGTTGTGGATCGGCGACGGTCTGGGGCAAGGCATCGTGAACCAAACCGGCGGCGACGTGCTGGTCGATGGATACGACATTTACCTCGGCCGTGGCGGCGATGCCAATAGTGATGAGTACAACATGTCGGGCGGAACGCTCACGGCCAGCAATCTGGTGATGGGCAGCGACACCTCGGCGGTGTTCCACTTCACCGGCGGCGAGATCTACCTGCTCGGCGACGACCGCAGTGTAGTGAACGAGAGCTGGTTTGTCGCATCGCCGAACGCCCAGGCGTTCTACGACGCCAGCACCGACATGACGACTATCACCATCGTGCCGGAGCCAACGAGCATCGCGCTCGCAGGCTTGCTACTCGCAGGTGGTTTGATGGTTTACCGTCGCAAGTAA